One Bombus pascuorum chromosome 4, iyBomPasc1.1, whole genome shotgun sequence DNA segment encodes these proteins:
- the LOC132906125 gene encoding uncharacterized protein LOC132906125 produces MENDVDISKSIACNDTYFIDSTDRVEDEDRIILENSVSIESNVNSPETSNVSWKSNNYLVEDKTSEVMILGNVKKRLEEDYDDYFSLHDDDLYHDAEDSNDILEIDQPSTEATMNHYDYYQYTLHNIYSNEPKSILVTASATKHQKTKQVQSVQTSRNCTSSIHKFRFANSNLNCNHSSLREQECSPSSSIEYCSARDISLSKLQSSHDNCFSNDVSFKDDMFQDTREFFDHIPMDSYTVCCYQRNSTPNFSNSSKLITESLDFGTLTDCSRDQFRITSNERPNEESEKKVRQKWKGYVRKVDLLPTYDFDTDSSYSDDSLNRRIDVVIKEFTENLILSERKAKTKLRKMENSTRHRQTNKRRKNRQQAQRVSESILKRSSTSKFESSPRLNDDDWVISSSTPPLFSFSDSEIDHL; encoded by the exons ATGGAGAACGATGTCGATATATCTAAATCGATAGCTTGCAACGACACGTATTTTATAGATAGTACAGACCGTGTAGAAGACGAAGATAGAATTATACTTGAAAATTCTGTTTCCATTGAATCCAATGTAAATTCACCAGAAACTTCAAACGTGTCATGGAAATCGAACAATTATTTGGTCGAAGATAAAACTTCCGAAGTGATGATCCTTGGAAACGTGAAGAAACGATTGGAAGAAGACTATGATGATTATTTTTCGCTTCACGATGACGATCTTTACCACGACGCAGAAGATTCAAatgatattttagaaatagatCAACCTTCTACAGAAGCTACTATGAATCACTATGATTACTATCAATacacgttacataatatttactCCAACGAACCGAAATCTATACTGGTAACAGCGTCGGCAACGAAGCACCAAAAAACGAAGCAAGTACAGTCGGTACAAACTTCCCGAAACTGTACATCTTCCATTCATAAATTCCGTTTCGCAAATTCGAACTTGAATTGCAATCACAGCTCGTTAAGAGAACAAGAATGCAGTCCAAGCTCGTCGATCGAGTATTGCTCCGCTAGGGACATTTCTTTATCAAAGTTGCAATCGTCCCACGACAATTGTTTTTCAAACGACGTTTCGTTCAAAGACGACATGTTCCAAGACACTAGGGAATTTTTCGATCACATTCCAATGGATTCCTACACTGTGTGCTGTTACCAACGGAACTCAACGCCAAACTTTTCGAATTCGTCTAAATTGATCACCGAATCTCTAGATTTTGGAACCTTAACTGATTGTTCACGTGATCAGTTTCGAATTACGTCGAACGAACGACCTAACGAGGAAAGCGAGAAGAAGGTTAGACAGAAGTGGAAAGGTTATGTGAGAAAAGTGGATTTGCTGCCTACTTACGATTTTGACACAGACAGCAGTTATTCGGATGACTCGCTTAATCGAAGAATCGATGTTGTGATAAAAGAGTTCACGGAGAATCTGATTCTAAGTGAGAGAAAGGCGAAGACGAAATTgagaaagatggaaaattctACGAGACATAGGCAGACGAATAAACGACGGAAGAATAGGCAACAA GCACAGAGGGTATCAGAATCCATTTTAAAACGAAGCTCTACCAGCAAATTCGAATCTTCTCCGCGGCTGAACGACGATGATTGGGTTATAAGTAGCTCCACGCCACCCTTGTTCTCCTTCTCTGATTCCGAAATCGATCACTTATAG